The Microcella sp. genome includes the window CTCTCGAGCGAGTGTGTGCGGGTCGTCGAGCACGCGGTCATAGGTCTGCACGAGCCCCGCCGGAACCCCGGCTGCGAGCAGCTTCTCGACCCACACCTCTGAGGTGTCGGTCGAGAGCGCCGAGCCGATGATCTCGGCAAGTTCTGCGCGATTCGCCATGCGATCGGGATTGGTGGCGAACCGCGCATCGTCGCGCAGGTCTTCCCGGCCGAGAGCGGTGCACAGGTACCCCCACAGGCGCTGATTGTTGGCCCCGACCGTGATCCATCCGTCGCTCGTCGGAAACGCCTGATACGGAGCAGACATGCGGTGTGCTGAGCCGGTCGCGACAGGCACGTTTCCGCTCGCCCAGTACTCGGTGGCTTCCCACACTGAGAATGCGATCGCACTGTCGTAGAGCGATGTTTCGAGATACTGGCCCTCTCCTGTGCGCAGCTTGTGCGCGTACGCGGCGAGAATGCCGTATGTGCAGAAGAGTCCGGCACCGATGTCGGCCACGGGCACGCCCGCTTTGACAGGTTCGCCGCCCGGATTGCCGGTGATGCCCATGATTCCGGCCATGCCCTGTGCGATGAGGTCGTATCCCGGTCGGGTGGCGTATGGCCCGTAGTGACCGAACCCGGTGATCGAGGCGAAGATGATCGAGGGCTCGATGGCTCGCAGCGATTCGTAGTCGATGCCCAGTCGCTTCGTGACGCCGGGTCGGTAGTTCTCGATGACGACATCCGCTCCGCGCACGAGCGAGTGCAGTTCGGCGAGGCCGTCGGGTTCGCGAAGGTCGATCACCACGCTCTTCTTGTTGCGATTGAGCGCGAAGAACGCGGGGCCGTCGTCACCCTTGCCCGACCGGCCCCACGAGTGGCGTGTCTGATCGCCTCCGCCGGGGGGCTCGACCTTGATGACCTCGGCGCCGAGGTCGGCCAGCAGCATGGTGCTGAAGGGGCCGGCCATCACCTGGGTGAGGTCGATCACGCGCATGCCGTCGAGGGCCCCGGGGTTGACCGCCGTCATGACGTCTCCTTCATCGTCGCAACAGGTGCTGCGAGCGGCGCGTCGCCCATCAACGAGTCGAGGTCTCCGTCGATCGCGGCTTCGACCAGCCGACTCGCGCTCTCGATCGTGAGAACTCGTGGATTGTTCTCTGAGAGGCGCACGGCGCGCAGTCCGCTTGCCGCGATCGCGCCCGCACGTTCTCTGGCTACGCCCATCTCGCCCAGAGTACGGGGAATTCCTATGCCGGCCAGAAAGTCGGCGACGAGGCGGGGGGCTCTGCGCGAGAGAGCGTCATCGTCACCCTCCGCACCGAACACCCGCGCGATCCGGGCCATCTCCTCCACGCGTTCGGAGCGATTGAACGCCATCACGTACGGAAGCAGGCAGCCGACCCCGACGCCGTGCGGCGTCGACGTCTCGGCGCCGATCGGGTACTGCAGGGCGTGGGCTGCCGCCGTACCGGCGGTGCCGAAGGCCATGCCGGCCAAGAGCGATCCGTACATCGACTGCGAGCGAGCGCGAGCGTTGAGCGGGTCAGCGTAG containing:
- a CDS encoding CaiB/BaiF CoA-transferase family protein, whose amino-acid sequence is MTAVNPGALDGMRVIDLTQVMAGPFSTMLLADLGAEVIKVEPPGGGDQTRHSWGRSGKGDDGPAFFALNRNKKSVVIDLREPDGLAELHSLVRGADVVIENYRPGVTKRLGIDYESLRAIEPSIIFASITGFGHYGPYATRPGYDLIAQGMAGIMGITGNPGGEPVKAGVPVADIGAGLFCTYGILAAYAHKLRTGEGQYLETSLYDSAIAFSVWEATEYWASGNVPVATGSAHRMSAPYQAFPTSDGWITVGANNQRLWGYLCTALGREDLRDDARFATNPDRMANRAELAEIIGSALSTDTSEVWVEKLLAAGVPAGLVQTYDRVLDDPHTLAREMVQTIPHPVEGEVSTLGFPVKFSGTPAAARRHPPLLDEHRAELLGEQAAGDPA